One window of the Archangium primigenium genome contains the following:
- a CDS encoding 1,4-dihydroxy-2-naphthoyl-CoA synthase, protein MTISPLFNAARWRQVDGFPFEDITYHRAVDQGTVRIAFNRPEVRNAFRPKTVDELYTALDHARMTTDVGCVLITGNGPSPKDGGWAFCAGGDQRIRGKDGYKYEGGEAGKPDPGRLGRLHILEVQRLIRFMPKVVIAVVPGWAVGGGHSLHVVCDMTLASKEHAIFKQTDPDVASFDSGYGSALLARQIGQKKAREIFFLGLDYTAEQAAAMGMVNAAVPHAQLEEVALEWGALINSKSPTAMRMLKYGFNLPDDGLVGQQLFAGEATRLAYGTEEAQEGRDAFLEKRDQDYKRFPWHY, encoded by the coding sequence ATGACGATTTCCCCCCTCTTCAATGCCGCGCGCTGGCGTCAGGTCGACGGCTTCCCGTTCGAGGACATCACCTACCACCGCGCCGTGGATCAGGGCACGGTGCGCATCGCCTTCAACCGTCCCGAGGTGCGCAACGCCTTCCGGCCCAAGACGGTGGACGAGCTGTACACGGCGCTCGACCACGCGCGCATGACCACGGACGTGGGCTGCGTGCTCATCACCGGCAACGGGCCCTCGCCCAAGGACGGCGGCTGGGCCTTCTGCGCCGGCGGTGACCAGCGCATCCGCGGCAAGGACGGCTACAAGTACGAGGGGGGCGAGGCGGGCAAGCCGGATCCGGGCCGCCTGGGTCGCCTGCACATCCTCGAGGTGCAGCGCCTCATCCGCTTCATGCCCAAGGTGGTCATCGCCGTGGTGCCCGGCTGGGCGGTGGGCGGGGGCCACAGCCTGCACGTGGTGTGCGACATGACGCTCGCGAGCAAGGAGCACGCCATTTTCAAGCAGACGGATCCGGACGTGGCCAGCTTCGACAGCGGCTATGGCTCGGCGCTGCTCGCGCGGCAGATCGGCCAGAAGAAGGCGCGGGAGATCTTCTTCCTCGGACTGGACTACACGGCCGAGCAGGCCGCCGCCATGGGCATGGTGAACGCGGCCGTGCCCCACGCGCAGCTGGAAGAAGTGGCGCTCGAGTGGGGCGCGCTCATCAACTCCAAGAGCCCCACGGCCATGCGCATGCTCAAGTACGGCTTCAACCTGCCGGACGACGGGCTCGTGGGCCAGCAGCTCTTCGCGGGCGAGGCCACCCGGCTCGCCTACGGCACCGAGGAGGCCCAGGAGGGCCGCGACGCCTTCCTGGAGAAGCGCGACCAGGACTACAAGCGCTTCCCCTGGCACTACTGA
- a CDS encoding helix-turn-helix transcriptional regulator, translating into MAALTSSLDLAEVFSESHKVLSRVLAADFGGLCVSRPGAPGQYDWPMVHEMPPVFFERYPEIADECFVSAAVIQRPNTVLRDSEMMSRQAMRNCAMYAHCREMNMPVERVMSVLLDVGLGWHGGFTLYRESRRSFSDQERAFLQRLTPILARTVRNCRLMEDAVQRATLMDGLFQHGGLESIVLSPPATELMRTPRSTGLLHRWFKGAPCGRLGLPVVLLDALERLVRAETLGLCAQDVLMFRRPERSLKVTFLALPLQQGRRPWALLLQEVSHAVSAPGEWRKRLTPREMDVVERVLKGWDNQTIAEDMGSSMNTMKTHLKRIFVKLAVPSRAKLILLAQEQNAERV; encoded by the coding sequence ATGGCGGCATTGACCAGCTCGCTCGACCTGGCGGAGGTCTTCTCCGAGTCCCATAAAGTCCTGTCCCGGGTGCTGGCCGCGGATTTTGGAGGGCTTTGCGTGTCCAGGCCCGGAGCGCCCGGCCAATACGACTGGCCCATGGTGCATGAGATGCCCCCGGTCTTCTTCGAGCGCTACCCGGAGATCGCGGACGAGTGCTTCGTGAGCGCCGCGGTGATCCAGCGGCCCAATACCGTGCTGCGGGACTCCGAGATGATGTCGCGCCAAGCGATGAGGAACTGCGCGATGTATGCGCACTGCCGGGAGATGAACATGCCGGTGGAGCGCGTGATGTCCGTGCTGCTGGACGTGGGACTCGGCTGGCACGGTGGCTTCACGTTGTATCGGGAGAGCCGTCGGTCCTTCTCGGATCAGGAAAGGGCGTTCCTGCAACGCCTGACGCCCATCCTGGCGAGAACGGTCCGCAATTGCCGTTTGATGGAAGACGCCGTCCAGCGGGCGACGCTCATGGACGGGCTCTTCCAGCACGGTGGGCTCGAGAGCATCGTGCTGAGTCCTCCCGCCACCGAGCTGATGCGCACGCCCCGGTCCACCGGGCTGCTCCACCGGTGGTTCAAGGGCGCTCCGTGTGGCCGCCTGGGCCTGCCCGTGGTGCTCCTGGACGCGCTGGAGCGGCTCGTTCGCGCGGAGACGCTGGGGCTCTGCGCGCAGGACGTCCTGATGTTCCGGCGCCCCGAGCGAAGTTTGAAGGTGACCTTCCTTGCGCTCCCCCTCCAGCAGGGCAGAAGGCCGTGGGCGCTGTTGCTGCAGGAGGTGTCGCACGCGGTGTCGGCGCCAGGGGAGTGGCGCAAGCGGCTCACTCCGCGCGAGATGGACGTGGTGGAGCGGGTCCTGAAGGGTTGGGACAACCAGACCATCGCCGAGGACATGGGCAGCTCGATGAACACGATGAAGACGCACCTGAAGCGAATCTTCGTCAAGCTGGCCGTGCCCAGCCGCGCCAAGCTCATTCTCCTGGCGCAGGAGCAGAACGCGGAGCGCGTATAG
- a CDS encoding radical SAM protein: MFAPPALLSGLPVHRQVPPPESLREHRVEGEAWRVALPVTFTPFASARPCSARCVFCSETLRHRDAGRLAASLRPGPDYLEGLARALAALRGLPLGISLSGLEATDDPDWLLGVLDVLERHERHPEGRVTEKVLYSNAAGLCAETSGAVLLPRLARYGLTRVEVSRHHPEPARNDAIMRFRPGQPVARREVFEAAVRATRGHVPVRLVCIVQRTGVATPEDVEAYLRWAVDALGVTDVVFREFSRLHGLYLPNATARTVERDRVPMDTLLASLLPGGGASSDFQPLDVTHGYYYWNARLRWRERCDVTFEASDYEAMKARHRSGVIHKLVFHANGNLCADWDPEREVLLRTLP, from the coding sequence GTGTTCGCGCCGCCCGCGCTCCTCTCCGGCCTCCCCGTGCACCGCCAGGTGCCGCCCCCCGAGTCGTTGCGCGAGCACCGGGTGGAGGGCGAGGCCTGGCGGGTGGCGCTGCCGGTGACGTTCACCCCGTTCGCCTCCGCCCGGCCCTGCTCGGCCCGCTGCGTCTTCTGCTCGGAGACGCTGCGGCATCGGGACGCGGGGCGCCTGGCGGCCTCGCTGCGGCCGGGGCCGGACTACCTCGAGGGCCTCGCGCGGGCGCTCGCCGCGCTCCGGGGCCTGCCCCTGGGCATCTCCCTGTCGGGGCTGGAGGCCACGGACGATCCGGACTGGTTGCTCGGCGTGCTGGACGTGCTGGAGCGGCACGAGCGCCACCCCGAGGGCCGGGTGACGGAGAAGGTCCTCTATTCCAATGCCGCGGGGCTGTGCGCGGAGACGTCGGGCGCGGTGCTGCTGCCCCGGCTGGCGCGCTACGGCCTCACGCGCGTGGAGGTGTCCCGGCACCACCCGGAGCCCGCGCGCAACGACGCCATCATGCGCTTCCGGCCCGGCCAGCCCGTGGCCCGGCGCGAGGTGTTCGAGGCCGCGGTGCGCGCCACGCGTGGCCATGTTCCGGTGCGGCTCGTGTGCATCGTGCAGCGCACGGGCGTGGCGACGCCCGAGGACGTGGAGGCCTACCTGCGCTGGGCGGTGGACGCGCTCGGCGTGACGGACGTGGTCTTCCGCGAGTTCTCCCGGCTGCACGGGCTCTACCTGCCCAACGCCACCGCGCGCACCGTGGAGCGGGATCGGGTGCCCATGGACACGCTGCTCGCGTCCCTGCTGCCCGGCGGCGGAGCCTCCTCGGACTTCCAGCCCCTGGACGTCACCCACGGCTACTACTATTGGAACGCGCGCCTGCGCTGGCGGGAGCGGTGCGACGTGACGTTCGAGGCCTCGGACTACGAGGCCATGAAGGCCCGCCACCGCTCCGGCGTCATCCACAAGCTCGTCTTCCACGCCAACGGCAACCTCTGCGCGGATTGGGATCCGGAGCGCGAGGTGCTGCTGCGCACCCTCCCATGA
- a CDS encoding MAPEG family protein — MPTPLPPEITLLGWSVVLLLVHIAFQGGLSARQRGVAWGAGARDALPSPLGTYAGRAQRALDNFKETYPAFIALALALVVTGRGGGAGETGAWLWFCARVVYLPLYLLGVPWVRSAAFGVSLAGLMMMLSRLG, encoded by the coding sequence TTGCCCACGCCGCTGCCCCCTGAAATCACCCTGCTTGGTTGGTCCGTCGTCCTGCTCCTGGTGCACATCGCCTTCCAGGGAGGCCTGAGCGCGCGCCAGCGCGGGGTGGCCTGGGGCGCGGGGGCACGGGACGCGCTCCCGTCGCCGCTCGGCACGTACGCGGGCCGGGCGCAGCGCGCGCTCGACAACTTCAAGGAGACCTATCCCGCCTTCATCGCGCTGGCGCTCGCGCTCGTCGTCACCGGTCGCGGCGGCGGGGCGGGCGAGACGGGCGCCTGGCTGTGGTTCTGCGCGCGCGTCGTCTACCTCCCGCTCTACCTGCTCGGCGTGCCGTGGGTGCGTTCGGCGGCCTTCGGCGTGTCGCTCGCGGGCCTGATGATGATGCTCTCCCGCCTGGGCTGA
- a CDS encoding lipase family protein, with amino-acid sequence MDACDSRFALDYVYPVAHAAYDEPWNSASLPLLAGFTQVGEILLTPASPSFMAVQGAAPSAGSQKLLASMLKPRGAPRPPSVTVAAAALPPALHPNVAVAVNDRFGWVCVDPSRARLIVAFRGTQTPEDWLHDVDFVSEPYRPIDGGGTVHQGFQHVYYAVRDNVLRLVKERCAGIREVLVTGHSLGGALATLALPDIVNFLRSQPEVPAGLKVLLYSLASPRAGHADFKTFFNAWLPCWRIVNTWDVVPNVPPELLGYAHVGMQSTVDSGFHLNAASNHVLDTGYLPGIETWNHHDHPTGAVLAAHLATAAEGRYVPPGVCD; translated from the coding sequence ATGGATGCCTGTGATAGCCGCTTCGCCCTGGACTATGTCTACCCCGTCGCGCATGCCGCGTACGACGAGCCGTGGAATTCGGCCTCGCTGCCACTGCTGGCCGGCTTCACGCAAGTGGGGGAGATCCTCCTGACGCCGGCCTCCCCCAGCTTCATGGCCGTCCAGGGGGCCGCGCCGTCCGCCGGCTCCCAGAAGCTGCTCGCGTCCATGCTCAAGCCCCGAGGCGCGCCGCGTCCGCCCTCCGTTACCGTCGCCGCCGCCGCGCTGCCCCCCGCGCTCCATCCCAACGTCGCGGTGGCGGTGAACGACCGCTTCGGCTGGGTGTGCGTGGATCCCTCGCGCGCGCGGCTGATCGTGGCCTTCCGGGGCACGCAGACGCCGGAGGACTGGCTCCACGACGTGGACTTCGTCTCCGAGCCCTACCGTCCCATCGACGGCGGGGGCACGGTCCACCAGGGCTTCCAGCACGTGTACTACGCCGTGCGGGACAACGTGCTGCGCCTGGTGAAGGAGCGCTGCGCGGGCATCCGCGAGGTGCTCGTGACGGGCCACAGCCTGGGCGGGGCCCTGGCCACCCTGGCGCTGCCGGACATCGTGAACTTCCTGCGGAGCCAGCCCGAGGTGCCCGCGGGGTTGAAGGTCCTGCTCTACAGCCTGGCGAGTCCGCGCGCGGGCCACGCGGACTTCAAGACCTTCTTCAACGCGTGGCTGCCGTGCTGGCGCATCGTCAATACCTGGGACGTGGTGCCCAACGTGCCCCCGGAGCTGCTGGGCTACGCGCACGTGGGCATGCAGTCCACGGTCGACAGCGGGTTCCATCTGAACGCCGCGAGCAACCACGTCCTCGACACCGGCTACCTGCCCGGCATCGAGACGTGGAACCACCACGACCATCCCACCGGGGCCGTCCTGGCCGCGCATCTGGCCACCGCCGCCGAGGGCCGCTACGTGCCGCCCGGCGTCTGTGACTAG
- a CDS encoding chloride channel protein has product MDEEQRALHDSWDSIALTMGRVALGAVVAWMVCAGLRYGVHATSDTLLTFVAESGRWWAPLVLVGLLVVGGLARGLLNRRPGWSEVASDGVERALHHYHITYEDPADDPRPRYALPTFVLALRKAAATLLTLGTGASGGLEGPSVLLGESLGAGVAKLTRARSEHTLRTCQLASISAAVATLLNAPFAAALFAIEVVYGNRIVYRKLSYCLFAGIIAYVLNNRFLGFRPIFMAPPHGHTYTLAEYGLTALVAVTVSAPVALALGLTMKHTRRVVEHVHPVLRGAVGSLCTAGVALGLFYGVGMDPRHVLGMGEFTVARLLAGEAGPLTAWWFLLLIVVGKLLTTGFTLQSGGSAGMLIPSMVLGGVSGAATALGLAATGLVRLDVGLFVVVGIASALVAMVGVPLAAIALVLEVFGATYGPPAVLACGLTYVLTLRLRVYKEQPREAPARALDGLAAVPTS; this is encoded by the coding sequence TTGGATGAAGAGCAACGTGCGCTGCATGACTCGTGGGACTCCATCGCGCTGACGATGGGGCGGGTGGCGCTGGGCGCGGTGGTCGCCTGGATGGTGTGCGCGGGGCTGCGCTACGGCGTGCACGCCACGAGCGACACGCTGCTGACGTTCGTGGCGGAGTCGGGGCGGTGGTGGGCGCCCCTGGTGTTGGTGGGCCTGCTCGTGGTGGGCGGGCTCGCGCGGGGGCTGCTCAACCGCCGGCCCGGCTGGAGCGAGGTGGCCTCCGATGGCGTGGAGCGCGCGCTGCACCACTACCACATCACCTATGAGGATCCGGCGGATGACCCCCGCCCGCGCTATGCGCTGCCGACCTTCGTGCTGGCCCTGCGCAAGGCGGCGGCCACGCTGCTGACGCTGGGCACGGGGGCCTCGGGCGGACTGGAGGGCCCGTCGGTGCTGCTGGGCGAGTCCCTGGGAGCGGGGGTCGCCAAGCTCACCCGGGCGCGCTCGGAGCACACGCTGCGCACCTGCCAGCTCGCCAGCATCTCGGCCGCCGTGGCCACGCTGCTCAACGCGCCCTTCGCCGCCGCGCTCTTCGCCATCGAGGTCGTCTACGGCAACCGCATCGTCTACCGGAAGCTGTCCTACTGCCTCTTCGCCGGCATCATCGCCTACGTCCTCAACAACCGCTTCCTCGGCTTCCGCCCCATCTTCATGGCCCCGCCGCACGGCCACACCTACACGCTGGCGGAGTACGGCCTGACGGCGCTGGTGGCGGTGACCGTGTCCGCGCCGGTGGCGCTCGCCCTGGGCCTGACGATGAAGCACACCCGCCGCGTGGTGGAGCACGTGCACCCGGTGCTGCGCGGCGCCGTCGGCTCGCTGTGCACGGCCGGGGTGGCGCTGGGGCTCTTCTACGGCGTGGGGATGGATCCCCGGCACGTGCTGGGCATGGGCGAGTTCACCGTGGCCCGGCTCCTGGCCGGCGAGGCGGGGCCGCTGACGGCGTGGTGGTTCCTGCTGCTCATCGTCGTGGGCAAGCTGCTCACCACGGGCTTCACCCTGCAGTCGGGCGGCTCGGCGGGCATGCTCATTCCCTCCATGGTGCTCGGGGGCGTGTCCGGCGCGGCCACGGCGTTGGGCCTGGCCGCCACGGGCCTGGTGCGCCTGGACGTGGGCCTCTTCGTGGTGGTGGGCATCGCCTCGGCGCTGGTGGCCATGGTGGGTGTTCCCCTGGCGGCCATCGCCCTGGTGCTGGAGGTGTTCGGCGCGACCTATGGCCCGCCCGCGGTGCTCGCGTGTGGCCTCACCTACGTGCTCACGCTCCGCTTGCGCGTGTATAAAGAGCAGCCCCGCGAGGCTCCCGCGCGGGCCCTGGACGGCCTGGCCGCCGTCCCCACTTCCTGA
- a CDS encoding tetratricopeptide repeat protein yields the protein MSEHNDLSRTPSSSPTGVTSAPAETDTARPAATQAMASTLGNIPPASSPEQEARERITSLEREARALGGEPQAALLFHEMGRLWEEPLKNPRNAAMAYNQAYRLAPRFLSNIRAARRLFADVGNWQMAVQLLDAELGAIESPTERAALLFEKGQLLEERLGRAEDATAAFTQCLELKPQDVGLLTQLEALYAARNDYPSLIEVYQLLAHALETPALRAHYLTAAGMVLDERLKRTSDAAACFREAFRQDRSDPLLLNALKRVAVREGRAEELLEVLSAEAAALGPQGAPAWLQLCKMYERLGRKEEALAALLDARRVSPNESLILSALANVYETRHRFEELADVLLAWVGCINDEGEFVAISLRLAALYEEDLKRDPDAIGRYQAILARIPGHAASLAGLGKLYHRTRNWEGLVSVFDAEAAAAQDPKEKAARMFKAAEVLEERLSRQEEAIPRYHACTQVQPGYLPAQKALIRLYERQGRFADLVAMYEQDLLQTQDRDLLIATLNKVAVLHEERLNDLDHAIECMRRILDLAPEHLPTIHNLSRLLERAGRFPELIRHQELEASLVGDTKQVLSLYHRNAEILDEHLKDRAGAIAAYERVLTLMPSYLPALKSLGRLYAMEGKWEPLIRMYRAEAEISPNPEAAAALIHKIGELYEHRVKDESQAIASYQEVLTLAPSHFPALRALARLYKAKGAWESLIEVLRSEAANRTDPMERANALYHAATIWEDQLKRPDNAIGVFQEVLRLAPGHTATLRALERLFLADEDVKELVALLDRETQMGQTTGAKVAAYMKLARLYLDHFQEPSRAAQCCEAVLALEPQHLSALKTLERIRAGDRARRGELRLRLSEQVKDSRLGLALRVNAAADLDKGMDVEALRLAVAENPRDVRLVFTLERVLRQQGDAALLSDLYLRRLQVVTEEMERVQLMLRCAELDEGKLNNSTRAEQAYRAVLQLQPQCLPALQGLRRVLSRRGDAASTRVLLESEAHASRDARGAIESFISAARLAAGTLQDEEGAIALYRKALERDPLDVAATAGLEELLAARGGAGDLALLQERRGEARQAQGDTAAAAAAFLNAAKTYLTGVGDRLRALELLDRVLALQPRTPEALELRAHMLMEEHRHAEAAGTLTQRVELGGEPGALARMHLTLGALYQDHLHEPTHAAVHLHAAREGLPQNTEVLERLTALFLQVRNWQGAMECLKRLLELELPLADRARHTVTLAQVHEQGLGDVATASTLYRQALDLTPGDMALVDRLAGLYERAGKLPELSQMLEAQSSQAQTTGDTRRATTLRLKVADLSAGALGEPNRAVTLYRQIVETEPANVQARASLATLYMRDAASAQLAIEEHRQILRLEPTRVDSLHALFRLWEGLKQNDKAFCAAAVLHFLRSANEVEVSFYTEMRSRLPVETQEKLSIADVDAGLTHPSSRGPLLEVMRAVGDQLGKLHPPQFELLGVNRKEDKLKTDHAVFKAVRAVAQVFGVEEFEVYQARRGLIALETSEPLAVCVGQDVVRRFNVREQKFLIGRAVMGLLNKTAVLSKLSRGETVDLFGNSVRVFAPQFTALGRNNEELVRQYRRACSRKALKALEPAALELGPQAKVDLPPVLEGLALSADRAGALMCGDVSVGLALVLKEDPNFATLRVDNAEPVLQALRERGDLQQLLSYVVSDDFLRLRQRLGLALP from the coding sequence ATGAGTGAGCACAACGACTTGTCGAGGACGCCCTCCTCGAGCCCCACCGGTGTCACCTCGGCCCCGGCGGAGACCGACACCGCGCGTCCGGCGGCCACGCAGGCCATGGCCTCCACCCTGGGGAACATCCCCCCCGCCTCCAGCCCGGAGCAGGAGGCGCGCGAGCGCATCACCAGCCTGGAGCGTGAGGCGCGGGCGCTCGGCGGCGAGCCGCAGGCCGCCCTGCTCTTCCACGAGATGGGCCGGCTCTGGGAGGAGCCCCTCAAGAACCCGCGCAACGCGGCCATGGCCTACAACCAGGCCTACCGGCTCGCCCCCAGGTTCCTCTCCAACATCCGCGCCGCGCGCCGGCTCTTCGCCGACGTGGGCAACTGGCAGATGGCCGTGCAGCTGCTCGACGCGGAGCTGGGCGCCATCGAGAGCCCCACCGAGCGCGCCGCCCTGCTCTTCGAGAAGGGCCAGCTGCTCGAGGAGCGCCTGGGTCGCGCCGAGGACGCCACGGCCGCCTTCACCCAGTGTCTGGAGCTCAAGCCCCAGGACGTGGGCCTGCTCACCCAGCTCGAGGCGCTCTACGCGGCGCGCAATGACTACCCCTCGCTCATCGAGGTGTACCAGCTGCTGGCCCACGCGCTGGAGACGCCCGCGCTGCGCGCCCACTACCTCACCGCCGCGGGCATGGTGCTCGACGAGCGCCTCAAGCGCACGAGCGACGCCGCCGCGTGCTTCCGCGAGGCCTTCCGGCAGGATCGCTCGGATCCCCTGCTGCTCAACGCCCTCAAGCGCGTGGCCGTGCGCGAGGGCCGCGCCGAGGAGCTGCTGGAAGTGCTGTCCGCCGAGGCCGCCGCGCTCGGCCCCCAGGGCGCGCCCGCCTGGCTGCAGCTGTGCAAGATGTACGAGCGGCTCGGGCGCAAGGAAGAGGCGCTCGCGGCCCTGCTCGACGCGCGCCGCGTGAGCCCCAACGAGTCGCTCATCCTCTCGGCGCTCGCCAACGTCTACGAGACGCGCCACCGCTTCGAGGAGCTGGCGGACGTGCTGCTCGCGTGGGTGGGCTGCATCAACGACGAGGGCGAGTTCGTGGCCATCAGCCTGCGCCTGGCCGCGCTCTACGAGGAGGACCTCAAGCGCGACCCGGACGCCATCGGCCGCTACCAGGCCATCCTCGCGCGCATCCCCGGCCATGCCGCGTCGCTCGCGGGCCTGGGCAAGCTCTACCACCGCACGCGCAACTGGGAGGGCCTGGTCTCCGTCTTCGACGCCGAGGCCGCCGCCGCGCAGGACCCCAAGGAGAAGGCCGCGCGCATGTTCAAGGCGGCCGAGGTGCTCGAGGAGCGCCTGAGCCGGCAGGAGGAGGCCATCCCGCGCTACCACGCGTGCACCCAGGTGCAGCCGGGCTACCTCCCCGCCCAGAAGGCCCTCATCCGGCTGTACGAGCGTCAGGGCCGCTTCGCGGACCTGGTGGCCATGTACGAGCAGGACTTGCTCCAGACGCAGGACCGCGACCTCCTCATCGCCACGCTCAACAAGGTGGCGGTGCTGCACGAGGAGCGGCTCAATGACCTGGACCACGCCATCGAGTGCATGCGCCGCATCCTCGACCTGGCGCCCGAGCACCTGCCCACCATCCACAACCTGTCGCGGCTGCTCGAGCGCGCGGGCCGCTTCCCGGAGCTCATCCGCCACCAGGAGCTGGAGGCGTCGCTGGTGGGAGACACCAAGCAGGTGCTCTCGCTCTACCACCGCAACGCGGAGATCCTCGACGAGCACTTGAAGGACCGCGCGGGCGCCATCGCCGCGTACGAGCGCGTGCTCACGCTCATGCCCTCCTACCTGCCCGCGCTCAAGTCGCTGGGCCGGCTCTACGCCATGGAGGGCAAGTGGGAGCCCCTCATCCGCATGTACCGCGCGGAGGCGGAGATCTCCCCCAACCCCGAGGCCGCCGCGGCGCTCATCCACAAGATTGGCGAGCTGTACGAGCACCGGGTGAAGGACGAGTCCCAGGCCATCGCCTCCTACCAGGAGGTGCTCACGCTGGCGCCCAGCCACTTCCCCGCCCTGCGCGCGCTCGCGCGGCTCTACAAGGCCAAGGGCGCGTGGGAGAGCCTCATCGAGGTGCTGCGCTCGGAGGCCGCCAACCGCACGGATCCCATGGAGCGCGCCAACGCGCTCTACCACGCGGCCACCATCTGGGAGGACCAGCTCAAGCGGCCGGACAACGCCATCGGCGTCTTCCAGGAAGTGCTGCGGCTGGCCCCCGGCCACACCGCCACCCTGCGCGCCCTGGAGCGGCTGTTCCTCGCCGACGAGGACGTGAAGGAGCTGGTGGCGCTGCTGGACCGTGAGACGCAGATGGGCCAGACGACGGGCGCCAAGGTCGCCGCCTACATGAAGCTCGCGCGGCTCTACCTGGACCACTTCCAGGAGCCCTCGCGCGCGGCCCAGTGCTGCGAGGCGGTGCTCGCCTTGGAGCCCCAGCACCTGTCGGCCCTCAAGACGCTCGAGCGCATCCGCGCCGGGGACCGGGCGCGCCGCGGGGAGCTGCGCCTGCGCCTGAGCGAGCAGGTGAAGGACAGCCGCCTGGGGCTCGCCCTGCGGGTGAACGCCGCCGCGGACCTGGACAAGGGCATGGACGTGGAGGCGCTGCGGCTCGCCGTGGCGGAGAACCCGCGCGACGTGCGGCTCGTCTTCACCCTGGAGCGCGTGCTGCGCCAGCAGGGAGACGCCGCGCTCCTGTCCGACCTGTACCTGCGCCGCCTCCAGGTGGTGACGGAGGAGATGGAGCGCGTGCAGCTCATGCTGCGCTGCGCGGAGCTGGACGAGGGCAAGCTCAACAACTCCACCCGCGCCGAGCAGGCCTACCGCGCCGTGCTGCAGTTGCAGCCCCAGTGCCTGCCGGCGCTCCAGGGCCTGCGCCGCGTGCTCTCGCGCCGGGGGGATGCCGCCTCCACGCGCGTGCTGCTGGAGAGCGAGGCCCATGCCAGCCGCGACGCGCGCGGCGCCATCGAGTCCTTCATCTCCGCGGCCCGCCTCGCCGCGGGCACGCTCCAGGACGAGGAGGGTGCCATCGCCCTGTACCGCAAGGCGCTCGAGCGGGATCCGCTCGACGTCGCGGCCACCGCGGGCCTCGAGGAGCTGCTGGCGGCGCGCGGCGGCGCGGGCGACCTGGCCCTGTTGCAGGAGCGGCGCGGTGAGGCCCGGCAGGCGCAGGGCGACACGGCCGCCGCCGCGGCGGCCTTCCTCAACGCCGCCAAGACGTACCTCACCGGCGTGGGGGACCGGCTCCGGGCCCTGGAGCTGCTCGACCGCGTCCTCGCGCTGCAGCCCCGGACGCCCGAGGCCCTGGAGCTGCGCGCCCACATGCTGATGGAGGAGCACCGGCACGCCGAGGCGGCCGGCACCCTCACCCAGCGCGTGGAGCTGGGCGGCGAGCCCGGCGCGCTCGCGCGCATGCACCTGACGCTCGGCGCGCTCTACCAGGATCACCTCCACGAGCCCACCCACGCCGCCGTGCACCTGCACGCCGCGCGCGAGGGCCTGCCCCAGAACACCGAGGTGCTCGAGCGGCTCACCGCCCTGTTCCTCCAGGTGCGCAACTGGCAGGGCGCCATGGAGTGCCTCAAGCGGCTGCTCGAGCTGGAGCTGCCCTTGGCCGATCGCGCGCGCCACACGGTGACGCTCGCCCAGGTGCACGAGCAGGGCCTGGGGGACGTGGCCACCGCCTCCACCCTCTACCGCCAGGCGCTGGACCTGACCCCCGGCGACATGGCCCTGGTGGACCGGCTCGCGGGGCTCTACGAGCGCGCGGGCAAGCTGCCGGAGCTGTCGCAGATGCTCGAGGCGCAGTCTTCCCAGGCGCAGACGACCGGCGACACGCGGCGCGCCACCACGCTGCGCCTCAAGGTCGCGGACCTGAGCGCCGGCGCGCTCGGGGAGCCCAACCGCGCGGTGACGCTCTACCGGCAGATCGTGGAGACGGAGCCCGCCAACGTCCAGGCGCGCGCCTCGCTCGCCACGCTCTACATGCGTGACGCGGCGTCCGCCCAGCTCGCCATCGAGGAGCACCGGCAGATCCTCCGCCTGGAGCCCACGCGCGTGGACAGCCTGCACGCGCTCTTCCGGCTGTGGGAGGGCCTCAAGCAGAACGACAAGGCCTTCTGCGCCGCGGCGGTCCTGCACTTCCTGCGCTCGGCCAACGAGGTGGAGGTCTCCTTCTACACGGAGATGCGCAGCCGCCTGCCCGTGGAGACGCAGGAGAAGCTGTCGATCGCGGACGTGGACGCGGGCCTCACGCACCCCAGCTCGCGCGGCCCCCTGCTCGAGGTGATGCGCGCCGTGGGCGATCAGCTCGGCAAGCTGCACCCGCCCCAGTTCGAACTGCTCGGCGTCAACCGCAAGGAGGACAAGCTCAAGACGGACCACGCCGTGTTCAAGGCCGTGCGCGCCGTGGCCCAGGTCTTCGGCGTCGAGGAGTTCGAGGTGTACCAGGCGCGCCGGGGCCTCATCGCCCTGGAGACGAGCGAGCCGCTCGCCGTGTGCGTGGGCCAGGACGTGGTGCGCCGCTTCAACGTGCGCGAGCAGAAGTTCCTCATCGGCCGCGCGGTCATGGGCCTGCTCAACAAGACGGCGGTGCTCTCCAAGCTGTCGCGCGGGGAGACGGTCGACCTGTTCGGCAACTCGGTGCGCGTGTTCGCCCCGCAGTTCACGGCGCTGGGGCGCAACAACGAGGAGCTGGTGCGCCAGTACCGCCGCGCCTGCTCGCGCAAGGCGCTCAAGGCCCTGGAGCCGGCCGCCCTGGAGCTGGGACCCCAGGCCAAGGTGGACCTGCCGCCCGTGCTGGAGGGCCTCGCGCTGTCGGCGGACCGCGCCGGCGCGCTCATGTGCGGTGACGTGTCGGTGGGCCTCGCGCTGGTGCTCAAGGAGGACCCGAACTTCGCCACCCTGCGCGTGGACAACGCCGAGCCCGTGCTCCAGGCCCTGCGCGAGCGTGGGGATCTCCAGCAGCTCCTGTCCTACGTGGTCAGCGACGACTTCCTGCGTCTGCGCCAGCGGCTGGGCCTCGCCCTGCCGTGA